A portion of the Simkania negevensis Z genome contains these proteins:
- the hemH gene encoding ferrochelatase, whose amino-acid sequence MSPRVGILLVNLGTPDSAKPRAVKRYLTQFLTDGRVIDIPFFLRQLLVRGVIIPKRYRNSAKLYQAIWKPEGSPLKIYSYELKDKLQEALGNSFQVELAMRYQTPSIETGLENLRSCQKIVLIPLFPQYASATTGSVYQEVFRILQTWEVIPSLVCMDGFATHEEVIHAFCQAARQYDLAQYDHFLFSYHGLPERQVQKADRCHHCLKTPNCCQELTDKNRTCYAAQCVATTAAICRQLKLPQEAVSHCYQSRLGKDPWIQPYASNVLEKLAKEGKKKILVFSPAFVADCLETLQEIGIEYQAEFKQWGGEKLDLVEGLNARPEWVSALKSIILTQLPSKERNECTRSPNI is encoded by the coding sequence ATGAGTCCGAGAGTGGGGATTCTCCTCGTCAACTTGGGGACGCCTGATTCAGCTAAGCCTCGAGCAGTTAAGCGTTATCTCACCCAATTTTTGACAGATGGAAGAGTCATAGACATCCCTTTTTTCCTTCGCCAATTGCTTGTCAGAGGAGTGATCATTCCAAAACGGTACAGAAATTCTGCAAAGCTTTATCAAGCCATTTGGAAGCCTGAAGGCTCTCCCCTTAAAATTTATAGCTACGAGCTTAAAGATAAACTGCAAGAAGCTTTGGGAAATTCTTTTCAAGTTGAGCTTGCAATGCGTTATCAAACCCCTTCTATTGAAACTGGGCTTGAGAACTTAAGGAGTTGTCAAAAGATCGTTCTCATTCCACTTTTTCCACAGTATGCCTCTGCAACCACAGGCTCAGTTTATCAAGAGGTTTTTCGCATTCTTCAAACTTGGGAAGTAATCCCTTCTTTGGTTTGTATGGATGGATTTGCGACCCATGAAGAAGTCATACATGCTTTTTGCCAAGCGGCTCGCCAATACGACTTGGCACAGTACGACCACTTTCTCTTCAGTTATCATGGACTTCCAGAAAGACAAGTTCAAAAAGCAGACCGGTGTCATCACTGCCTGAAAACACCTAATTGCTGCCAAGAACTCACTGACAAGAATCGGACTTGTTATGCTGCACAATGTGTTGCAACAACCGCTGCCATTTGTCGCCAGCTTAAACTTCCTCAGGAAGCTGTGAGTCATTGCTACCAATCTCGACTCGGTAAAGATCCTTGGATCCAACCTTATGCAAGTAATGTCTTGGAAAAGCTAGCGAAAGAAGGGAAGAAAAAGATTCTCGTTTTTTCTCCAGCCTTTGTGGCGGATTGTCTTGAAACATTGCAAGAAATTGGGATAGAATATCAAGCTGAATTCAAACAGTGGGGAGGGGAAAAGCTGGACCTTGTCGAAGGGCTCAACGCTAGACCTGAATGGGTTTCAGCTCTAAAAAGTATCATTTTAACCCAATTGCCGTCGAAGGAAAGAAATGAGTGCACCCGTTCACCCAACATCTGA
- a CDS encoding MFS transporter: MHNVTETKTRFTPYIPFLTLISFISFVNILARVIFSPLTPFICSEMNLCHADTGNIFLVLSLGFAITLFASQYLSAKFSHKFTIIFSVLTTGFALMLTAYANSFEQFRWAIFVVGVSAGFFIPSAVALIRENVPNHHLGKAFGIFGTAQSFAFILGPLFVQFFIQFYNWRGILNGFGLLSAVLSLILLFMIRRKEEKSVPITFSFAREVFSRPSFWIINLLLCIINGLNIGIYNMAPDYFERHNLLEAHEVNHLIIIARTISIFTAIVGGYVADRLGLKKSLVIILVICGTVTAMMGMTNPLLALLLFCIQSPIAACLMPIIHYGVATIATPEKNAAMVSIMAPFGFTFGAGIVPQVLGFFGDSNLYAEGFVIFGVTSLLCALVFSLNAVYKHVYLSQVKSME, encoded by the coding sequence ATGCATAATGTGACCGAGACAAAGACCCGTTTTACCCCCTATATACCTTTTCTGACGCTGATCAGTTTTATTTCGTTTGTCAACATTTTGGCACGCGTGATTTTTTCACCCTTGACTCCCTTCATCTGCTCAGAGATGAATCTGTGTCACGCCGACACGGGAAATATTTTTTTGGTCTTATCTCTTGGTTTTGCTATCACACTCTTTGCTTCTCAGTATCTCTCAGCAAAATTTTCTCATAAGTTTACGATCATTTTCTCCGTCTTAACGACGGGATTTGCGCTGATGTTGACTGCTTATGCAAACTCGTTTGAGCAGTTCAGGTGGGCTATTTTTGTTGTGGGTGTGAGCGCTGGTTTTTTTATCCCTTCTGCAGTGGCTTTGATTCGAGAAAATGTTCCAAATCACCATTTAGGAAAAGCCTTTGGAATTTTTGGAACAGCTCAAAGTTTTGCTTTTATTTTGGGACCTCTTTTTGTTCAATTTTTTATCCAATTCTACAACTGGAGAGGGATTCTCAATGGTTTTGGTCTTCTCTCCGCAGTTTTAAGTCTTATCCTCCTCTTTATGATCCGAAGGAAAGAGGAAAAAAGCGTTCCCATTACCTTTTCTTTTGCTCGTGAAGTTTTTTCCAGACCTTCTTTTTGGATCATCAATTTACTTCTTTGTATCATTAATGGATTGAACATCGGGATCTATAATATGGCTCCTGATTACTTTGAACGCCACAACTTGCTTGAGGCTCATGAGGTCAATCATTTGATTATCATTGCCCGAACAATTAGTATTTTTACGGCAATTGTCGGGGGATATGTTGCTGACCGTTTAGGGTTAAAAAAGTCATTAGTGATCATTTTAGTGATTTGCGGAACTGTCACAGCAATGATGGGGATGACAAACCCCTTACTAGCACTTCTTCTTTTTTGTATTCAGTCCCCGATTGCTGCTTGTCTGATGCCGATCATTCATTATGGAGTGGCAACGATTGCAACACCTGAAAAGAATGCAGCAATGGTCTCGATCATGGCCCCATTTGGCTTCACTTTCGGAGCTGGAATCGTTCCTCAAGTTTTAGGCTTTTTTGGAGATTCCAATCTTTATGCTGAGGGATTTGTTATTTTTGGAGTCACTTCACTCTTATGTGCTCTTGTCTTTAGTTTGAATGCCGTTTATAAGCATGTCTATCTTAGCCAAGTCAAAAGCATGGAGTAG
- a CDS encoding CBS domain-containing protein, with protein sequence MFYITNTSSVRSPYRVEEIDKDRYDQQRQPGQQFGEESDAEKHEKFLKASEKLYKQRSVIVAGEIMNKKILPLHENLSLDAAWKLVKDHKFEHFPIVSSEGKLVGLLSEKEILRKIQAKEGSKSLKEVVSKETLCADQSTNLNEVIQAFFDENLDALPIVDDDHKVLGILSKNELLQTMIKVSHLRP encoded by the coding sequence ATGTTTTACATCACCAATACGAGTAGTGTTCGTTCTCCTTATCGGGTAGAGGAAATTGATAAAGATCGTTACGATCAACAAAGACAACCTGGCCAGCAATTTGGTGAAGAATCGGATGCTGAAAAGCATGAGAAATTTCTAAAAGCTAGTGAAAAGCTCTACAAGCAGCGGTCTGTGATTGTTGCTGGAGAGATCATGAATAAGAAAATACTTCCCTTACATGAAAATCTTTCTTTGGATGCGGCCTGGAAGCTCGTGAAAGATCACAAATTTGAGCATTTTCCTATTGTTTCTTCAGAAGGAAAACTCGTAGGTCTTTTATCAGAAAAAGAGATTTTGCGAAAAATCCAAGCAAAAGAAGGGAGTAAAAGCTTAAAAGAAGTTGTATCAAAAGAAACCCTTTGTGCCGATCAAAGTACCAATTTAAATGAAGTAATCCAGGCTTTTTTCGATGAAAATCTAGACGCGCTTCCCATCGTAGATGATGATCATAAAGTTCTTGGAATTTTAAGTAAAAATGAGCTCCTACAAACGATGATTAAAGTTTCTCATTTGCGACCCTAA
- a CDS encoding potassium channel family protein yields MTKLIKLYTSKTFRVLSGYFSQLLLSLILLFVFRPYDRGLIYSSIWQFVFLVVFLSAIFNCKHSRKVKIAASCFAIPALVFHFLHLAFPSTTFIIIFLVFVIIFTFIITTSIINQVVVNARVRLETLKGVVCAYFMVAFGFAFIYYLLDLVSPGTFHADFFQAETISHSRYLSEMMYFSFVTLLTIGYGDIIAVKDVGQTFTILEGIIGQFYIAILVSRLVAVYSFFEHKLHLVAKSDAKKDPNG; encoded by the coding sequence ATGACAAAATTGATTAAGCTCTACACATCCAAGACGTTTCGAGTATTGTCAGGTTACTTTAGTCAACTCCTCCTCTCCCTCATTCTCCTGTTTGTATTTCGCCCCTATGATCGAGGGCTTATTTATTCATCAATCTGGCAATTCGTATTTCTTGTCGTCTTCCTCTCTGCTATCTTCAATTGTAAACACTCACGAAAAGTTAAAATTGCAGCCTCTTGCTTCGCTATCCCGGCTCTCGTCTTCCATTTCCTTCACCTTGCATTTCCAAGCACCACTTTTATTATCATTTTTCTAGTCTTTGTCATCATCTTCACGTTCATCATCACCACCTCAATCATTAATCAGGTTGTTGTCAACGCAAGAGTCCGCCTAGAAACCTTGAAAGGGGTTGTCTGCGCCTATTTCATGGTCGCCTTCGGCTTTGCATTTATCTACTATCTTCTCGATCTCGTCTCTCCAGGAACATTTCATGCCGATTTCTTTCAAGCTGAAACCATCTCTCATAGCCGCTATCTCTCAGAAATGATGTACTTTAGCTTTGTGACTTTGCTAACGATTGGGTACGGTGACATCATCGCTGTTAAAGATGTCGGGCAAACCTTCACCATCTTAGAAGGAATCATTGGCCAATTTTACATAGCCATTCTTGTCTCGCGCCTCGTCGCGGTCTATTCTTTTTTCGAGCATAAGCTTCACTTAGTTGCGAAAAGTGACGCAAAAAAAGATCCTAATGGATGA
- a CDS encoding hemerythrin domain-containing protein, protein MRARLYREHKYVSAILNRLERLIGQADFNCKDDLERIRAEYQEVHMMLLAHAKHENENFHALLEKKGSKVHLHAHLDHDEMSQTLVHLQNLLDEMMLDADQQEAGYHFYLEYRKFVGDNLLHLHEEETKILPELQRLYSDDELRKIEFPIYEQMTPAQLIHMVSALFPHMNLYDKDAFLADIQHAQPVKFAQIWEQADQFLNQDEQIRFLHNHPELQAVKKR, encoded by the coding sequence ATGAGAGCTAGGTTATATAGAGAACACAAATACGTCAGTGCTATCCTAAATCGGCTTGAGAGACTCATTGGTCAAGCTGACTTCAACTGCAAAGACGACTTAGAGCGAATCAGAGCAGAGTATCAAGAGGTTCACATGATGCTTTTGGCACACGCAAAGCATGAAAATGAAAATTTTCACGCCTTACTTGAAAAAAAAGGCTCAAAAGTTCATCTGCATGCTCACCTAGATCATGATGAGATGTCTCAAACACTTGTACATTTGCAGAACCTTCTAGATGAAATGATGCTAGACGCCGATCAACAAGAGGCTGGATATCATTTTTACCTAGAGTATCGAAAGTTTGTCGGTGATAATCTGCTTCACCTTCATGAAGAAGAAACAAAAATATTACCTGAGCTTCAACGCTTATATTCTGATGATGAATTAAGAAAAATCGAATTTCCGATTTATGAGCAAATGACTCCAGCTCAACTGATTCACATGGTTTCGGCACTCTTTCCTCATATGAATCTGTATGATAAAGATGCTTTTCTTGCAGACATTCAACATGCTCAACCAGTTAAGTTTGCTCAAATTTGGGAGCAAGCAGATCAATTTCTCAATCAAGATGAGCAAATCCGATTTTTACACAATCACCCTGAGCTACAAGCTGTAAAGAAGAGATAA
- a CDS encoding TetR/AcrR family transcriptional regulator has translation MNLKGKSSVSVLTDRSVLCYAIFMNTKEKILNAAIKVFASKGYHGSSISEIAKKAQVSKALFYHYFESKRDLLVIFAKKRLEEWSPLLVQLETIMEPFKRACFVIDFVLDELEEKPDWLRFLYMLYLSEEGVKAISLAMKKYAAQFNRLFAAEIKLFEDLGFENPQSEAIYLRSMLQGISLEYLLSGGNYPLQAMKDKIKERYKT, from the coding sequence ATGAACCTTAAAGGGAAGTCTTCTGTTTCAGTGTTGACCGATCGGTCAGTTCTATGTTATGCTATTTTCATGAATACAAAAGAGAAAATCTTAAATGCTGCAATTAAGGTCTTTGCTTCCAAAGGATATCATGGAAGTAGTATCTCAGAAATTGCTAAGAAAGCCCAAGTTTCTAAGGCCTTATTTTATCATTATTTTGAAAGCAAAAGAGATCTTTTAGTCATTTTTGCCAAGAAGCGATTAGAAGAATGGAGTCCACTCCTTGTGCAGCTCGAAACAATCATGGAACCGTTTAAGAGAGCCTGCTTTGTTATCGATTTTGTACTTGATGAGCTTGAAGAAAAGCCAGATTGGCTTCGATTCCTATACATGCTTTACCTTTCCGAGGAAGGAGTGAAAGCTATTTCTCTTGCTATGAAAAAGTATGCTGCGCAGTTTAATCGTTTGTTTGCTGCAGAAATAAAGCTTTTTGAAGACTTAGGGTTTGAAAACCCCCAAAGCGAGGCGATCTACTTGAGATCCATGTTACAAGGGATTTCTTTGGAATATCTCCTCTCGGGAGGAAATTATCCTCTTCAAGCTATGAAAGACAAAATAAAGGAAAGATATAAGACATGA
- the pheS gene encoding phenylalanine--tRNA ligase subunit alpha yields MQDKIRDLKEAFKKEVDLAQHTKELEDLRVKYLGKKSPVQTLMKSLRDVAPEERPQVGQQINSLKHEMTTVIDLKFKNVRRQELKERLTQEKVDVTLPGRRRFPGRKHPLTQMLDEVTEILAGMGFSVQYSGEIETEYYNYGGLNYPPDHPARDMQDTFYITKEVLLRSHTTTIQQHIMENRKPPIRVISTGKCYRNETITARSHVFFHQVDGLYIDKGVTFADLLSTMEEFYTKVFRQKIEMRVRPSYFPFVEPGMEIDIRCTTCNGKGCQLCKYTGWLEVCGAGMVHPEVLKAGGVDPEVYSGYAWGGGIERLLQLRSTINDIRLFTENDIRFLEQFEG; encoded by the coding sequence TTGCAAGATAAAATCCGAGATTTAAAAGAAGCCTTCAAAAAAGAAGTCGATTTAGCTCAACATACTAAAGAGCTAGAAGACCTTCGTGTCAAATATCTCGGAAAAAAAAGTCCTGTCCAAACTCTCATGAAATCCCTACGTGATGTTGCTCCAGAGGAGCGTCCTCAAGTTGGGCAACAAATCAACTCCTTAAAACACGAGATGACAACTGTCATCGACCTGAAGTTTAAAAACGTACGCAGGCAAGAGCTCAAAGAGCGTCTTACCCAAGAAAAAGTCGATGTGACTCTTCCAGGGCGTCGCCGCTTTCCTGGAAGAAAGCATCCTTTAACGCAAATGCTCGATGAGGTGACTGAGATTCTTGCTGGGATGGGCTTTTCAGTTCAATATTCAGGAGAGATCGAAACCGAATACTACAACTATGGAGGACTCAATTACCCTCCAGACCATCCAGCACGTGACATGCAAGACACCTTCTACATCACAAAAGAGGTACTCCTTCGCTCTCATACGACCACCATTCAACAACACATCATGGAAAACCGTAAGCCACCTATTCGGGTTATCTCAACTGGAAAATGCTATCGGAATGAAACCATCACTGCTCGCTCTCATGTCTTTTTTCATCAAGTTGATGGCCTTTACATTGACAAAGGTGTGACTTTTGCCGATCTCTTATCCACAATGGAAGAATTTTACACAAAAGTGTTTCGCCAAAAGATTGAAATGCGCGTCCGTCCTAGTTACTTTCCGTTTGTCGAACCTGGGATGGAAATTGACATCCGTTGCACAACTTGCAATGGAAAAGGATGTCAACTTTGCAAATATACCGGTTGGCTTGAAGTCTGTGGTGCAGGAATGGTTCACCCCGAAGTGCTTAAAGCAGGAGGTGTTGATCCAGAAGTCTATTCAGGTTATGCATGGGGTGGGGGAATTGAACGTCTTCTTCAACTGCGCTCTACAATTAATGATATCCGCCTGTTCACTGAAAATGACATACGGTTTCTCGAACAGTTTGAAGGGTAA
- the rplT gene encoding 50S ribosomal protein L20: MVRVRNPVASRRRRKRLLKRAKGFVGDRKNHVRLTKDAVMKALAFSYMHRKKKKGDFRRLWITRIGVAAKVNGISYSKFINGLIKSGCAINRKMLSDLAIQDPKAFSAVADHAKKALA; encoded by the coding sequence ATGGTTCGAGTTAGAAACCCAGTTGCTTCAAGACGTCGCAGAAAAAGGCTATTGAAGCGCGCAAAAGGTTTTGTCGGCGATCGAAAAAATCACGTTCGTCTTACGAAAGATGCTGTGATGAAAGCTCTCGCTTTCAGCTATATGCACCGAAAGAAAAAGAAAGGCGACTTCAGACGTCTTTGGATCACACGTATTGGTGTGGCTGCCAAAGTGAATGGAATTTCCTACAGCAAATTTATCAATGGTTTGATAAAGTCTGGTTGCGCCATCAATCGCAAGATGCTCTCAGACTTAGCAATCCAAGATCCTAAAGCTTTTTCAGCTGTTGCTGATCATGCTAAGAAAGCGCTCGCATAA
- the rpmI gene encoding 50S ribosomal protein L35: MPKVKTKKAIKKRFKVTGTGKLMRCQQGRRHILTKKTSKRKRHLKKPAKVYEAFAKLYKRLARVA, encoded by the coding sequence GTGCCAAAAGTGAAAACGAAAAAGGCCATCAAAAAGCGTTTTAAAGTGACCGGAACAGGAAAGCTGATGCGCTGCCAGCAGGGACGTCGCCACATTTTGACTAAAAAGACATCGAAACGGAAGCGTCATTTGAAAAAGCCTGCTAAAGTGTATGAAGCTTTTGCCAAGCTATACAAGCGCTTAGCACGAGTAGCCTAA